Proteins encoded in a region of the Limnothrix sp. FACHB-406 genome:
- a CDS encoding putative quinol monooxygenase encodes MAHVLIIHEVEDYATWKAIFDGAANLRQEAGERSYQVLRDEYDPNKIVHFSHWTSIQDARTFFESPKLVEIRKQAGVKAPEFIYLDQLEAGVLKPED; translated from the coding sequence ATGGCCCATGTGTTGATCATTCATGAAGTGGAAGATTACGCCACTTGGAAAGCGATTTTTGACGGCGCTGCCAACCTTCGCCAAGAGGCAGGCGAGCGCTCCTATCAGGTATTGCGAGATGAATACGATCCTAACAAGATTGTTCACTTCTCCCATTGGACTTCAATTCAAGATGCTAGGACGTTTTTTGAGTCACCGAAGTTGGTAGAAATCCGCAAACAAGCCGGTGTGAAAGCACCAGAATTTATCTATCTCGATCAGTTGGAAGCGGGAGTTTTGAAACCTGAAGATTGA
- a CDS encoding Uma2 family endonuclease encodes MIAQIQPSFPSQFMTAAEYLAWESEQPIKHEYIHGQVYAMAGGTLPHNDIAVNLTSALRLFLRGTGCKVRMADAKVQVSAAGPYFYPDLVVSCDDRDQRAIEAISYPKCIVEVLSPSTAGFDRGDKFRYYRRIPTLEEYVLIDAEKVGVDCYRKTSAGKWELTAYPDDEADPNQPILELVSLNFACPLSLVYEEVELSQAIDPNPTDSTRSAES; translated from the coding sequence GTGATTGCTCAAATTCAGCCTTCATTTCCGTCTCAGTTCATGACCGCTGCGGAGTATTTGGCTTGGGAATCTGAGCAGCCCATTAAGCATGAATATATCCATGGGCAGGTGTATGCCATGGCTGGCGGAACCTTGCCCCATAACGATATTGCGGTGAACTTAACCAGCGCCCTGCGGTTGTTTTTGCGGGGGACAGGCTGCAAAGTGCGGATGGCTGATGCCAAGGTGCAGGTCAGCGCTGCCGGGCCATACTTTTATCCCGATTTAGTTGTGAGTTGTGACGATCGCGATCAACGGGCGATCGAGGCCATCAGTTATCCCAAATGCATTGTTGAAGTGCTATCCCCCAGTACCGCTGGGTTCGATCGCGGCGACAAATTTCGCTACTATCGCCGCATTCCAACCTTGGAAGAATACGTGCTAATCGATGCGGAAAAGGTGGGAGTTGATTGCTACCGCAAAACGAGCGCGGGGAAGTGGGAATTAACCGCATATCCTGACGATGAAGCCGATCCGAACCAGCCGATTCTTGAGCTGGTGAGTCTCAATTTTGCTTGTCCGCTGTCGTTGGTTTACGAAGAAGTGGAACTGAGCCAAGCGATCGATCCAAATCCCACAGATTCCACTCGATCGGCTGAGTCATGA
- a CDS encoding carbon dioxide-concentrating mechanism protein CcmK produces the protein MPIAVGTIETLGFPSILAAADAMVKGGRVTLVFFDKAEKGNFFITIRGPVSEVERAMEEGIKAAKAVYGGQVMSHYIIPHPYENTEGVMPIDYTPESEPHRVT, from the coding sequence ATGCCCATTGCCGTTGGAACGATCGAAACCCTTGGCTTTCCCTCCATCCTGGCCGCCGCCGATGCCATGGTGAAAGGCGGGCGCGTCACCCTGGTGTTCTTTGACAAGGCCGAAAAGGGCAACTTTTTCATCACCATTCGCGGCCCCGTCTCCGAGGTGGAGCGGGCCATGGAAGAAGGGATCAAAGCGGCGAAAGCGGTTTATGGCGGTCAGGTAATGAGCCACTACATCATTCCCCACCCCTACGAAAACACGGAGGGCGTGATGCCGATCGACTACACCCCCGAAAGCGAACCCCACCGCGTCACCTAA